One Glycine max cultivar Williams 82 chromosome 3, Glycine_max_v4.0, whole genome shotgun sequence DNA window includes the following coding sequences:
- the LOC100798122 gene encoding transcription factor EGL1 isoform X2, producing MANNGSPKHEKMQKNLCTQLAVAVRSIQWSYGIFWSPSTTEERVLEWREGYYNGDIKTRKTVQATELEIKADKIGLQRSEQLKELYKFLLAGEADHPQTKRPSVALAPEDLSDLEWYYLVCMSFVFNHNQSLPGRALEIGDTVWLCNAQHADSKVFSRSLLAKTVVCFPYQKGVIEIGTTELVAEDPSLIQHVKACFLEISKPTCSDKSSSILDKPHDDKYPTCTKGDQRVLDTMALENPCSLEEKIKFDHEPINELQDDNNEGSNGCEHHFPMDGSMIEGINGVPSQVHFVNDDALVIGAPDSLSSCDCMSEASENQGKDSKNVGQTQLMELQDCHKPKRSSLDVGADEDLCYIRTLCAILGNSSTFKPNPYAGNSNCKSSFAKWKKGRVSERKRPKLHQSMLKKTLFKVPFMHRSYSSLKSQKGNDRMEWTSKLENDDHGLIGKAFSDKKREIKNFQVVKSMVPSSISEVEKISILGDTIKYLKKLETRVEELESYMEVTGPEARKRSKCPDVLEQMSDNYGTRKICMGMKPWMNKRKACGIDEIDTELERITSEEAKALDVKVNVKDQEVLIEMKCPYRKYILYDIMDTINNLHLDAQTVESSTSDGVLTLTLKSKFRGAATAPMRMIKEALWKVSGNI from the exons ATGGCTAACAACGGGAGTCCAAAGCATGAGAAGATGCAAAAGAACCTATGCACACAGCTAGCTGTTGCAGTGAGAAGCATTCAATGGAGCTATGGTATTTTCTGGTCACCTTCAACCACTGAAGAAAG GGTATTGGAATGGAGGGAAGGCTACTACAATGGAGACATTAAAACAAGAAAGACAGTGCAAGCCACGGAATTGGAAATAAAGGCTGATAAAATAGGCCTGCAGAGGAGTGAGCAACTGAAGGAACTGTACAAGTTTCTTCTTGCAGGTGAAGCTGATCATCCACAAACTAAAAGGCCTTCTGTTGCATTAGCTCCAGAGGACCTCTCAGATTTGGAGTGGTATTACTTGGTTTGCATGTCCTTTGTTTTCAATCACAACCAAAG TTTGCCTGGAAGAGCACTAGAAATTGGTGACACAGTCTGGTTATGCAATGCTCAACATGCGGATAGTAAAGTTTTCTCTCGTTCTTTGCTAGCAAAG ACCGTGGTGTGTTTTCCCTATCAGAAAGGCGTTATTGAGATAGGCACAACTGAACTG GTTGCTGAGGATCCTAGTCTCATTCAACATGTCAAGGCTTGCTTCTTAGAAATCTCAAAGCCTACATGCTCTGATAAATCTTCCTCTATCCTTGATAAGCCACATGATGACAAATATCCAACATGCACCAAGGGTGACCAAAGGGTGTTAGATACAATGGCTTTAGAGAACCCATGTTCTCttgaagaaaaaatcaaatttgatcatGAACCCATCAATGAATTacaagatgataacaatgaaggTTCTAATGGTTGTGAGCACCATTTCCCTATGGATGGATCCATGATTGAAGGTATCAATGGTGTGCCATCTCAAGTGCATTTTGTGAATGATGATGCCTTGGTCATTGGTGCTCCTGATTCCCTTAGTTCTTGTGATTGTATGTCTGAAGCTTCTGAGAATCAAGGCAAGGATTCCAAGAATGTAGGCCAAACTCAACTTATGGAACTTCAAGATTGCCATAAACCAAAGAGAAGCTCCTTGGATGTGGGAGCTGATGAGGACTTGTGCTACATAAGAACACTTTGTGCTATTTTGGGGAACTCATCAACTTTTAAGCCAAACCCTTATGCTGGTAACTCAAATTGCAAATCTAGTTTTGCAAAATGGAAGAAAGGGAGAGTTTCTGAAAGGAAGAGGCCAAAATTGCACCAAAGCATGTTAAAGAAGACTTTGTTTAAGGTCCCCTTTATGCACAGAAGTTACTCTTCTCTCAAGTCACAAAAAGGGAATGACAGAATGGAGTGGACTAGTAAATTGGAAAATGATGATCATGGTTTAATAGGGAAAGCATTCTctgataagaaaagagaaattaaaaactttCAAGTTGTCAAATCAATGGTTCCATCTTCTATAAGTGAG GTGGAGAAGATTTCAATTCTTGGGGACACAATTAAGTACTTGAAAAAGCTTGAGACAAGAGTGGAAGAGCTAGAATCATACATGGAAGTTACAGGTCCTGAAGCAAGAAAGAGGAGTAAATGCCCTGATGTTCTAGAGCAGATGTCAGATAACTATGGCACCAGAAAGATTTGCATGGGAATGAAGCCTTGGATGAACAAGAGGAAGGCTTGTGGTATTGATGAGATAGACACAGAGCTAGAAAGAATTACTTCTGAAGAAGCAAAAGCTTTGGATGTGAAAGTCAATGTGAAGGATCAGGAGGTTCTGATTGAGATGAAATGTCCTTACAGGAAATACATACTGTATGATATCATGGATACCATTAACAACCTACATTTAGATGCTCAGACAGTTGAATCTTCAACAAGTGATGGTGTTCTCACATTGACACTTAAATCTAAG ttTCGAGGAGCAGCAACAGCACCAATGAGGATGATCAAAGAAGCGCTGTGGAAAGTATCTGGAAATATTTGA
- the LOC100800227 gene encoding uncharacterized protein: protein MSAICGLPILECVYCLACARWVWKKCLYTAGYESENWGLATAQEFEPVPRICRLILAVYEDDIRNPQWAPQGGYGINPDWVILRKDYNDNQGRVTPYMIYLDHDHAEIILAVSGLNLGKESDYIVLLDNKLGQAEFHGGYVHNGLLKAAGWVFDAEYEVLRELAAENPTYMLIFTGHSLGAGVVALLTMLAVHNRDKLGISRNKIRCFAIASPRCASLNLAVRYADVINSVVLQDDFLPRTTAALEDVFKSLLCWPCLLCIMCLKDTCTLEEKKLRDPRRLYAPGRLYHIVERKPFRIGRLPPVVRTAVPVDGRFEHLVLSCNATSDHAIIWIERESRRALDIMRDNDEHMEIPAEQRMERHESIAREHSEEYHAALQRAVALDIPQAYSPSSYGTFHQIDVGEDSGRSSALGSSLFHKKRTQSWNEFVGRLFDVDDAGHMVFKKTSP, encoded by the exons ATGTCAGCTATCTGTGGGCTTCCTATCCTTGAGTGTGTTTATTGTCTGGCCTGTGCTCGTTGGGTTTGGAAGAAGTGTTTGTACACTGCAGGCTATGAGAGTGAAAATTGGGGCCTGGCTACTGCACAAGAATTTGAGCCCGTGCCTCGGATCTGTCGGCTAATCTTAGCCGTCTACGAAGATGATATTCGTAACCCTCAATGGGCTCCCCAAGGAGGTTATGGCATTAATCCAGATTGGGTTATCTTGCGTAAAGACTACAACGATAACCAAGGTCGCGTTACTCCATACATGATATACCTTGATCATGATCATGCTGAAATCATACTGGCTGTTAGTGGACTCAATTTGGGGAAGGAAAGTGATTATATAGTTTTGCTTGATAACAAGCTGGGACAGGCGGAATTTCACGGTGGTTATGTTCATAACGGGTTGTTGAAGGCAGCGGGATGGGTTTTTGATGCAGAATATGAGGTTCTCAGGGAGCTAGCTGCAGAAAATCCAACTTATATGTTAATATTTACTGGGCATTCTCTAGGGGCTGGGGTGGTGGCATTGTTGACAATGCTAGCAGTCCATAATCGAGACAAATTGGGGATATCGAGAAACAAGATAAGGTGCTTTGCGATAGCTTCTCCTCGGTGTGCGTCTCTCAACTTGGCTGTAAGATATGCAGATGTGATCAATTCTGTTGTACTACAG GATGATTTTTTACCTCGAACAACTGCTGCTCTAGAAGATGTCTTCAAATCACTTTTATG TTGGCCCTGTTTATTGTGTATAATGTGCTTAAAGGATACTTGCACACTGGAGGAGAAGAAGCTTAGAGATCCAAGGCGACTGTATGCACCTGGTCGGCTCTATCACATTGTGGAACGAAAGCCCTTTAG GATAGGAAGACTTCCACCTGTCGTTAGAACAGCAGTACCTGTTGATGGGAGGTTTGAGCATTTAGTTCTTTCTTGCAATGCAACTTCTGACCATGCCATCATTTGGATAGAGAGAGAATCCCGACGGGCTCTCGAT ATAATGCGAGATAACGATGAGCATATGGAGATTCCAGCAGAGCAAAGGATGGAGAGGCATGAATCTATCGCTCGAGAACACAGTGAAGAGTACCATGCAGCCCTTCAGAGAGCAGTTGCTTTGGATATTCCTCAAGCATACTCACCTTCATCATATGGAACATTTCATCAAATTGATGTTGGGGAGGATTCTGGAAGATCAAGTGCCCTTGGTTCCTCCTTGTTTCACAAGAAACGAACACAAAGTTGGAATGAATTTGTTGGACGCCTGTTTGATGTGGATGACGCTGGTCATATGGTGTTCAAAAAGACATCTCCatga
- the LOC100798122 gene encoding transcription factor EGL1 isoform X3 codes for MANNGSPKHEKMQKNLCTQLAVAVRSIQWSYGIFWSPSTTEERVLEWREGYYNGDIKTRKTVQATELEIKADKIGLQRSEQLKELYKFLLAGEADHPQTKRPSVALAPEDLSDLEWYYLVCMSFVFNHNQSLPGRALEIGDTVWLCNAQHADSKVFSRSLLAKSATIQTVVCFPYQKGVIEIGTTELPHDDKYPTCTKGDQRVLDTMALENPCSLEEKIKFDHEPINELQDDNNEGSNGCEHHFPMDGSMIEGINGVPSQVHFVNDDALVIGAPDSLSSCDCMSEASENQGKDSKNVGQTQLMELQDCHKPKRSSLDVGADEDLCYIRTLCAILGNSSTFKPNPYAGNSNCKSSFAKWKKGRVSERKRPKLHQSMLKKTLFKVPFMHRSYSSLKSQKGNDRMEWTSKLENDDHGLIGKAFSDKKREIKNFQVVKSMVPSSISEVEKISILGDTIKYLKKLETRVEELESYMEVTGPEARKRSKCPDVLEQMSDNYGTRKICMGMKPWMNKRKACGIDEIDTELERITSEEAKALDVKVNVKDQEVLIEMKCPYRKYILYDIMDTINNLHLDAQTVESSTSDGVLTLTLKSKFRGAATAPMRMIKEALWKVSGNI; via the exons ATGGCTAACAACGGGAGTCCAAAGCATGAGAAGATGCAAAAGAACCTATGCACACAGCTAGCTGTTGCAGTGAGAAGCATTCAATGGAGCTATGGTATTTTCTGGTCACCTTCAACCACTGAAGAAAG GGTATTGGAATGGAGGGAAGGCTACTACAATGGAGACATTAAAACAAGAAAGACAGTGCAAGCCACGGAATTGGAAATAAAGGCTGATAAAATAGGCCTGCAGAGGAGTGAGCAACTGAAGGAACTGTACAAGTTTCTTCTTGCAGGTGAAGCTGATCATCCACAAACTAAAAGGCCTTCTGTTGCATTAGCTCCAGAGGACCTCTCAGATTTGGAGTGGTATTACTTGGTTTGCATGTCCTTTGTTTTCAATCACAACCAAAG TTTGCCTGGAAGAGCACTAGAAATTGGTGACACAGTCTGGTTATGCAATGCTCAACATGCGGATAGTAAAGTTTTCTCTCGTTCTTTGCTAGCAAAG AGTGCGACAATTCAG ACCGTGGTGTGTTTTCCCTATCAGAAAGGCGTTATTGAGATAGGCACAACTGAACTG CCACATGATGACAAATATCCAACATGCACCAAGGGTGACCAAAGGGTGTTAGATACAATGGCTTTAGAGAACCCATGTTCTCttgaagaaaaaatcaaatttgatcatGAACCCATCAATGAATTacaagatgataacaatgaaggTTCTAATGGTTGTGAGCACCATTTCCCTATGGATGGATCCATGATTGAAGGTATCAATGGTGTGCCATCTCAAGTGCATTTTGTGAATGATGATGCCTTGGTCATTGGTGCTCCTGATTCCCTTAGTTCTTGTGATTGTATGTCTGAAGCTTCTGAGAATCAAGGCAAGGATTCCAAGAATGTAGGCCAAACTCAACTTATGGAACTTCAAGATTGCCATAAACCAAAGAGAAGCTCCTTGGATGTGGGAGCTGATGAGGACTTGTGCTACATAAGAACACTTTGTGCTATTTTGGGGAACTCATCAACTTTTAAGCCAAACCCTTATGCTGGTAACTCAAATTGCAAATCTAGTTTTGCAAAATGGAAGAAAGGGAGAGTTTCTGAAAGGAAGAGGCCAAAATTGCACCAAAGCATGTTAAAGAAGACTTTGTTTAAGGTCCCCTTTATGCACAGAAGTTACTCTTCTCTCAAGTCACAAAAAGGGAATGACAGAATGGAGTGGACTAGTAAATTGGAAAATGATGATCATGGTTTAATAGGGAAAGCATTCTctgataagaaaagagaaattaaaaactttCAAGTTGTCAAATCAATGGTTCCATCTTCTATAAGTGAG GTGGAGAAGATTTCAATTCTTGGGGACACAATTAAGTACTTGAAAAAGCTTGAGACAAGAGTGGAAGAGCTAGAATCATACATGGAAGTTACAGGTCCTGAAGCAAGAAAGAGGAGTAAATGCCCTGATGTTCTAGAGCAGATGTCAGATAACTATGGCACCAGAAAGATTTGCATGGGAATGAAGCCTTGGATGAACAAGAGGAAGGCTTGTGGTATTGATGAGATAGACACAGAGCTAGAAAGAATTACTTCTGAAGAAGCAAAAGCTTTGGATGTGAAAGTCAATGTGAAGGATCAGGAGGTTCTGATTGAGATGAAATGTCCTTACAGGAAATACATACTGTATGATATCATGGATACCATTAACAACCTACATTTAGATGCTCAGACAGTTGAATCTTCAACAAGTGATGGTGTTCTCACATTGACACTTAAATCTAAG ttTCGAGGAGCAGCAACAGCACCAATGAGGATGATCAAAGAAGCGCTGTGGAAAGTATCTGGAAATATTTGA
- the LOC100798122 gene encoding transcription factor EGL1 isoform X4 — MANNGSPKHEKMQKNLCTQLAVAVRSIQWSYGIFWSPSTTEERVLEWREGYYNGDIKTRKTVQATELEIKADKIGLQRSEQLKELYKFLLAGEADHPQTKRPSVALAPEDLSDLEWYYLVCMSFVFNHNQSLPGRALEIGDTVWLCNAQHADSKVFSRSLLAKTVVCFPYQKGVIEIGTTELPHDDKYPTCTKGDQRVLDTMALENPCSLEEKIKFDHEPINELQDDNNEGSNGCEHHFPMDGSMIEGINGVPSQVHFVNDDALVIGAPDSLSSCDCMSEASENQGKDSKNVGQTQLMELQDCHKPKRSSLDVGADEDLCYIRTLCAILGNSSTFKPNPYAGNSNCKSSFAKWKKGRVSERKRPKLHQSMLKKTLFKVPFMHRSYSSLKSQKGNDRMEWTSKLENDDHGLIGKAFSDKKREIKNFQVVKSMVPSSISEVEKISILGDTIKYLKKLETRVEELESYMEVTGPEARKRSKCPDVLEQMSDNYGTRKICMGMKPWMNKRKACGIDEIDTELERITSEEAKALDVKVNVKDQEVLIEMKCPYRKYILYDIMDTINNLHLDAQTVESSTSDGVLTLTLKSKFRGAATAPMRMIKEALWKVSGNI, encoded by the exons ATGGCTAACAACGGGAGTCCAAAGCATGAGAAGATGCAAAAGAACCTATGCACACAGCTAGCTGTTGCAGTGAGAAGCATTCAATGGAGCTATGGTATTTTCTGGTCACCTTCAACCACTGAAGAAAG GGTATTGGAATGGAGGGAAGGCTACTACAATGGAGACATTAAAACAAGAAAGACAGTGCAAGCCACGGAATTGGAAATAAAGGCTGATAAAATAGGCCTGCAGAGGAGTGAGCAACTGAAGGAACTGTACAAGTTTCTTCTTGCAGGTGAAGCTGATCATCCACAAACTAAAAGGCCTTCTGTTGCATTAGCTCCAGAGGACCTCTCAGATTTGGAGTGGTATTACTTGGTTTGCATGTCCTTTGTTTTCAATCACAACCAAAG TTTGCCTGGAAGAGCACTAGAAATTGGTGACACAGTCTGGTTATGCAATGCTCAACATGCGGATAGTAAAGTTTTCTCTCGTTCTTTGCTAGCAAAG ACCGTGGTGTGTTTTCCCTATCAGAAAGGCGTTATTGAGATAGGCACAACTGAACTG CCACATGATGACAAATATCCAACATGCACCAAGGGTGACCAAAGGGTGTTAGATACAATGGCTTTAGAGAACCCATGTTCTCttgaagaaaaaatcaaatttgatcatGAACCCATCAATGAATTacaagatgataacaatgaaggTTCTAATGGTTGTGAGCACCATTTCCCTATGGATGGATCCATGATTGAAGGTATCAATGGTGTGCCATCTCAAGTGCATTTTGTGAATGATGATGCCTTGGTCATTGGTGCTCCTGATTCCCTTAGTTCTTGTGATTGTATGTCTGAAGCTTCTGAGAATCAAGGCAAGGATTCCAAGAATGTAGGCCAAACTCAACTTATGGAACTTCAAGATTGCCATAAACCAAAGAGAAGCTCCTTGGATGTGGGAGCTGATGAGGACTTGTGCTACATAAGAACACTTTGTGCTATTTTGGGGAACTCATCAACTTTTAAGCCAAACCCTTATGCTGGTAACTCAAATTGCAAATCTAGTTTTGCAAAATGGAAGAAAGGGAGAGTTTCTGAAAGGAAGAGGCCAAAATTGCACCAAAGCATGTTAAAGAAGACTTTGTTTAAGGTCCCCTTTATGCACAGAAGTTACTCTTCTCTCAAGTCACAAAAAGGGAATGACAGAATGGAGTGGACTAGTAAATTGGAAAATGATGATCATGGTTTAATAGGGAAAGCATTCTctgataagaaaagagaaattaaaaactttCAAGTTGTCAAATCAATGGTTCCATCTTCTATAAGTGAG GTGGAGAAGATTTCAATTCTTGGGGACACAATTAAGTACTTGAAAAAGCTTGAGACAAGAGTGGAAGAGCTAGAATCATACATGGAAGTTACAGGTCCTGAAGCAAGAAAGAGGAGTAAATGCCCTGATGTTCTAGAGCAGATGTCAGATAACTATGGCACCAGAAAGATTTGCATGGGAATGAAGCCTTGGATGAACAAGAGGAAGGCTTGTGGTATTGATGAGATAGACACAGAGCTAGAAAGAATTACTTCTGAAGAAGCAAAAGCTTTGGATGTGAAAGTCAATGTGAAGGATCAGGAGGTTCTGATTGAGATGAAATGTCCTTACAGGAAATACATACTGTATGATATCATGGATACCATTAACAACCTACATTTAGATGCTCAGACAGTTGAATCTTCAACAAGTGATGGTGTTCTCACATTGACACTTAAATCTAAG ttTCGAGGAGCAGCAACAGCACCAATGAGGATGATCAAAGAAGCGCTGTGGAAAGTATCTGGAAATATTTGA
- the LOC100798122 gene encoding transcription factor EGL1 isoform X1 yields the protein MANNGSPKHEKMQKNLCTQLAVAVRSIQWSYGIFWSPSTTEERVLEWREGYYNGDIKTRKTVQATELEIKADKIGLQRSEQLKELYKFLLAGEADHPQTKRPSVALAPEDLSDLEWYYLVCMSFVFNHNQSLPGRALEIGDTVWLCNAQHADSKVFSRSLLAKSATIQTVVCFPYQKGVIEIGTTELVAEDPSLIQHVKACFLEISKPTCSDKSSSILDKPHDDKYPTCTKGDQRVLDTMALENPCSLEEKIKFDHEPINELQDDNNEGSNGCEHHFPMDGSMIEGINGVPSQVHFVNDDALVIGAPDSLSSCDCMSEASENQGKDSKNVGQTQLMELQDCHKPKRSSLDVGADEDLCYIRTLCAILGNSSTFKPNPYAGNSNCKSSFAKWKKGRVSERKRPKLHQSMLKKTLFKVPFMHRSYSSLKSQKGNDRMEWTSKLENDDHGLIGKAFSDKKREIKNFQVVKSMVPSSISEVEKISILGDTIKYLKKLETRVEELESYMEVTGPEARKRSKCPDVLEQMSDNYGTRKICMGMKPWMNKRKACGIDEIDTELERITSEEAKALDVKVNVKDQEVLIEMKCPYRKYILYDIMDTINNLHLDAQTVESSTSDGVLTLTLKSKFRGAATAPMRMIKEALWKVSGNI from the exons ATGGCTAACAACGGGAGTCCAAAGCATGAGAAGATGCAAAAGAACCTATGCACACAGCTAGCTGTTGCAGTGAGAAGCATTCAATGGAGCTATGGTATTTTCTGGTCACCTTCAACCACTGAAGAAAG GGTATTGGAATGGAGGGAAGGCTACTACAATGGAGACATTAAAACAAGAAAGACAGTGCAAGCCACGGAATTGGAAATAAAGGCTGATAAAATAGGCCTGCAGAGGAGTGAGCAACTGAAGGAACTGTACAAGTTTCTTCTTGCAGGTGAAGCTGATCATCCACAAACTAAAAGGCCTTCTGTTGCATTAGCTCCAGAGGACCTCTCAGATTTGGAGTGGTATTACTTGGTTTGCATGTCCTTTGTTTTCAATCACAACCAAAG TTTGCCTGGAAGAGCACTAGAAATTGGTGACACAGTCTGGTTATGCAATGCTCAACATGCGGATAGTAAAGTTTTCTCTCGTTCTTTGCTAGCAAAG AGTGCGACAATTCAG ACCGTGGTGTGTTTTCCCTATCAGAAAGGCGTTATTGAGATAGGCACAACTGAACTG GTTGCTGAGGATCCTAGTCTCATTCAACATGTCAAGGCTTGCTTCTTAGAAATCTCAAAGCCTACATGCTCTGATAAATCTTCCTCTATCCTTGATAAGCCACATGATGACAAATATCCAACATGCACCAAGGGTGACCAAAGGGTGTTAGATACAATGGCTTTAGAGAACCCATGTTCTCttgaagaaaaaatcaaatttgatcatGAACCCATCAATGAATTacaagatgataacaatgaaggTTCTAATGGTTGTGAGCACCATTTCCCTATGGATGGATCCATGATTGAAGGTATCAATGGTGTGCCATCTCAAGTGCATTTTGTGAATGATGATGCCTTGGTCATTGGTGCTCCTGATTCCCTTAGTTCTTGTGATTGTATGTCTGAAGCTTCTGAGAATCAAGGCAAGGATTCCAAGAATGTAGGCCAAACTCAACTTATGGAACTTCAAGATTGCCATAAACCAAAGAGAAGCTCCTTGGATGTGGGAGCTGATGAGGACTTGTGCTACATAAGAACACTTTGTGCTATTTTGGGGAACTCATCAACTTTTAAGCCAAACCCTTATGCTGGTAACTCAAATTGCAAATCTAGTTTTGCAAAATGGAAGAAAGGGAGAGTTTCTGAAAGGAAGAGGCCAAAATTGCACCAAAGCATGTTAAAGAAGACTTTGTTTAAGGTCCCCTTTATGCACAGAAGTTACTCTTCTCTCAAGTCACAAAAAGGGAATGACAGAATGGAGTGGACTAGTAAATTGGAAAATGATGATCATGGTTTAATAGGGAAAGCATTCTctgataagaaaagagaaattaaaaactttCAAGTTGTCAAATCAATGGTTCCATCTTCTATAAGTGAG GTGGAGAAGATTTCAATTCTTGGGGACACAATTAAGTACTTGAAAAAGCTTGAGACAAGAGTGGAAGAGCTAGAATCATACATGGAAGTTACAGGTCCTGAAGCAAGAAAGAGGAGTAAATGCCCTGATGTTCTAGAGCAGATGTCAGATAACTATGGCACCAGAAAGATTTGCATGGGAATGAAGCCTTGGATGAACAAGAGGAAGGCTTGTGGTATTGATGAGATAGACACAGAGCTAGAAAGAATTACTTCTGAAGAAGCAAAAGCTTTGGATGTGAAAGTCAATGTGAAGGATCAGGAGGTTCTGATTGAGATGAAATGTCCTTACAGGAAATACATACTGTATGATATCATGGATACCATTAACAACCTACATTTAGATGCTCAGACAGTTGAATCTTCAACAAGTGATGGTGTTCTCACATTGACACTTAAATCTAAG ttTCGAGGAGCAGCAACAGCACCAATGAGGATGATCAAAGAAGCGCTGTGGAAAGTATCTGGAAATATTTGA
- the LOC100782766 gene encoding gibberellin 20-oxidase-like protein, whose product MSMSEYVVELPILDISQPLQPSSLTSLSKACKDWGFFHIINHGISKDLCSQIHYLSKYLFSLPSEAKLKLGPFSSIKSYTPHFIASPFFESLRINGPNFYASAKSSEDILFDKQTSKFSETLQEYCSKMVDLSERILKLVLMSLEDGFEKLFYDSEFNKCHGYLRINNYSAPESFEDQVEGLGMHTDMSCITILYQDEIGGLQVRSHEGKWIDISPSEGTLVVNIGDMMQAWSNDKLRSSEHRVVLKQSVSRFSLAFFWCFEDEKVVLAPDEVVGDGNKRLYNPFVCSEYLKFRENNQRGRFEKVGYTVKDFAGIKSNL is encoded by the exons ATGTCTATGTCTGAATATGTTGTTGAGCTTCCTATTTTGGACATTTCTCAGCCATTACAGCCATCTTCTCTAACCTCTCTCTCTAAAGCCTGCAAAGATTGGGGATTTTTCCACATAATCAATCATGGAATCTCCAAAGATCTTTGCAGCCAGATCCACTACTTATCCAAATACCTTTTCAGCCTCCCTTCTGAGGCTAAACTTAAACTTGGCCCTTTCTCCTCTATAAAGTCTTACACCCCTCACTTCATTGCTTCTCCATTCTTTGAGAGCCTCAGAATTAATGGACCAAACTTCTATGCTTCTGCTAAGAGTTCTGAAGACATCCTCTTTGACAAACAGACTTCCAAATTCAG TGAGACACTGCAAGAATATTGTAGTAAGATGGTTGATTTGTCAGAGAGGATTCTAAAGCTTGTATTGATGAGCTTAGAGGATGGATTTGAGAAGCTGTTCTATGATTCTGAATTCAACAAGTGCCATGGTTACTTGAGGATAAACAACTATTCTGCTCCAGAAAGTTTTGAGGACCAAGTTGAGGGGCTTGGAATGCACACTGACATGAGTTGTATCACTATCTTATATCAAGATGAAATAGGAGGGCTTCAAGTGAGATCACATGAAGGAAAGTGGATAGACATAAGCCCTTCTGAGGGTACCCTAGTGGTGAACATAGGGGACATGATGCAAGCTTGGAGCAATGATAAATTAAGGTCTTCTGAACATAGAGTTGTTTTGAAGCAGTCTGTGAGCAGGTTCTCCTTGGCTTTCTTTTGGTGCTTTGAGGATGAGAAGGTGGTGTTGGCACCTGATGAAGTTGTTGGAGATGGAAACAAGAGGCTGTACAATCCATTTGTGTGCTCAGAATACTTGAAATTCAGAGAGAACAATCAAAGAGGAAGGTTTGAAAAAGTGGGGTACACAGTTAAGGATTTTGCTGGGATTAAGTCTAATCTGTAA